A part of Oncorhynchus nerka isolate Pitt River unplaced genomic scaffold, Oner_Uvic_2.0 unplaced_scaffold_2087, whole genome shotgun sequence genomic DNA contains:
- the LOC135567425 gene encoding gastrula zinc finger protein XlCGF17.1-like — protein MSSLSCSPPDKEEVVCWMEKEALVKEEEEVTIQKQVEGEAVTVKEEEKDVPVKEEEDTFRVKEEEDVTVKEEEEEKEEDAVFGVKEEEEEVTVTSKKEEEEDEETGYLCPVSQKHIQASNGSNNEFSHKMVLRNRALINTRERCDYRGSSGEPQQHHEAEKSLSRSELLKKHQQRTTGKKSHFCSNCGKGCKSSSELKIHQRVHTGEKSHCCSDYGKRFNSSVKLKIHQRLHKRDKPYGCAQCGKSFSSSSYLIVHKRTHTGEKPYSCDQCGKSFTSSGQLTLHQRTHTGEKLYSCDQCGKSFTRSDHLTLHQRIHTGDKSYSCEQCGKSFTRSDHLTLHQRIHTGEKPYGCDQCGKCFPTSDHLTIHQNTHRRETV, from the exons ATGAGTTCACTAAGCTGCTCTCCTCCTGATAAAGAAGAGGTGGTCTGCTGGATGGAGAAAGAAGCTctggtgaaagaggaggaggaagttacaatacaaaaacaagtagagggtgaggctgttacggtgaaagaagaagagaaagacgtccCAGTTAAAGAAGAGGAAGAtacgttcagagtgaaagaggaggaggatgttacagtaaaagaagaggaggaagagaaagaggaggatgcggtttttggagtgaaagaggaggaggaggaggtgactgTCACATCcaaaaaggaggaggaagaagacgaggaaactggatatctgtgcccggtttcccaaaagcatattCAGGCGTCCAATGGTTCTAACAATGAATTTAGCCATAAGATGGTTTTGAGAAACCGGgccctgattaacacta gagagagatgtgactatcgtggatcctctggggagcctcaacaacatcatgaGGCAGAGAaaagtctctccagatcagaactcctcaagaaacaccagcagagaACCACAGGGAAGAAATCTCACTTCTGCTCTAACTGTGGGAAAGGTTGCAAATCTTCATCAGAACTTAAAATACACCAGcgagtacacacaggagagaaatctcactgctgctctgactaTGGTAAAAGATTCAACTCTTCAGTAAAACTTAAAATACATCAAAGATTACACAAAAGAGACAAACCATatggctgtgctcaatgtgggaagagtttttctTCATCTAGCTATCTCATTGTacacaagagaacacacacaggagagaaaccttatagctgtgatcaatgtgggaagagttttacttcaTCTGGCCAGCTGActttacaccagagaacacacacaggagagaaattgtatagctgtgatcaatgtgggaagagttttactagaTCTGACCATCTGACtttacaccagagaatacacacaggagataaGTCTTATAGCTGTgaacaatgtgggaagagttttactagaTCTGACCATCTGACtttacaccagagaatacacacaggagagaagccttatggctgtgatcaatgtgggaagtgtTTTCCTACATCTGACCATCTGACTATACaccagaatacacacaggagagaaaccgtttag